The following coding sequences lie in one Arachis stenosperma cultivar V10309 chromosome 5, arast.V10309.gnm1.PFL2, whole genome shotgun sequence genomic window:
- the LOC130982613 gene encoding alpha-dioxygenase PIOX-like, with translation MTIIDSFLFIIIHSMDKLGIKWHRLPVLLGLLYLGIRRHLHEEYNLFNVGTTPKGVRFNPSDFPFRTSDGKYNDPFNEVAGSQGSFFGRNVLPVDQKNKLLKPDPSVVATKLLARKTYKDTGKQLNVIAASWIQFMIHDWIDHLEDTNQIEVTAAREVADECPLKSFRFYKTKEFSTGFYEIKTGAKNIRTPWWDASVIYGSNGEVLKRLRTLKDGKIKISEEGELLHNENGIAVSGDVRNSWAGVSTLQALFVHEHNSVCDALKKNYPELDDEEIYRHARLVTSAVIAKIHTIDWTVELLKTDTLLAGMRANCIVRSRYGLLGKKFKDTFGHVGGKILGGLVGLKRPNNHGVPYSLTEEFVSVYRMHSLLPDNLRLRDISATPGPNKSPPLTKEIPMKNLIGLEGEKTLTKIGIVSQIVSMGHQACGALELWNYPMWLRDLIPQNLDGSERPDHVDLPVLEIYRDRERNVARYNEFRRALLLIPISKWEDLTDDKEAIEVLEDVYGDDVEELDLLVGLMAEKKIKGFAISETAFIIFLLMATRRLEADRFFTSNFNEETYTKKGLEWVNSTESLKDVIDRHYPEITLKWLNSSSAFSVWDSPPNTSNPIPLYLRIPH, from the exons ATGACAATCATAGACTCTTTTCTCTTCATA ATTATACACTCGATGGACAAGTTAGGGATCAAATGGCACCGGTTACCGGTTTTATTAGGGTTACTATATCTGGGGATTAGGAGGCACCTTCACGAGGAGTACAACCTCTTCAACGTTGGAACAACACCAAAGGGTGTTAGGTTTAATCCTTCTGATTTTCCATTCAGAACTTCTGACGGAAAATACAATGATCCCTTCAATGAAGTTGCTGGAAGCCAAGGCTCTTTCTTTGGCAGAAATGTTCTTCCTGTTGATCAGAAAAATAAG TTACTGAAGCCGGATCCAAGTGTGGTAGCAACAAAACTTCTGGCGCGCAAAACGTATAAAGACACTGGCAAACAATTGAATGTGATTGCAGCTTCTTGGATTCAGTTTATGATACATGATTGGATCGATCATCTTGAGGACACCAACCAG ATTGAAGTGACAGCGGCAAGAGAAGTTGCAGATGAATGCCCACTTAAGTCTTTCAGGTTCTacaaaacaaaggaattttcaacAGGCTTTTATGAAATTAAGACTGGAGCAAAAAACATTCGAACACCATGGTG GGATGCAAGTGTGATATACGGAAGCAATGGAGAAGTTTTGAAGAGATTGAGAACATTGAAAGATGGGAAGATAAAGATATCTGAAGAAGGGGAACTTCTCCATAATGAAAATGGAATTGCAGTCTCTGGTGATGTCCGTAATAGTTGGGCTGGTGTCTCAACTTTGCAGGCCCTTTTTGTTCATGAACACAATTCTGTCTGTGATGCTCTCAAG aaaaactaCCCAGAATTGGATGATGAAGAAATATATAGGCATGCAAGGTTGGTGACGTCAGCAGTAATTGCAAAGATTCACACCATTGATTGGACTGTAGAGCTCCTTAAAACTGACACTCTACTTGCAGGCATGAGGGCCAACTG TATTGTGCGCTCAAGGTATGGATTGTTGGGGAAGAAATTTAAGGACACGTTTGGACATGTTGGAGGAAAAATCTTAGGAGGACTTGTAGGATTGAAGAGACCAAATAATCATGGTGTCCCATACTCTTTAACTGAGGAATTTGTCAGTGTTTATAGAATGCACTCACTCTTACCTGATAATCTTCGACTCAGAGACATATCTGCCACTCCTGGACCCAATAAATCTCCACCGTTAACCAAAGA GATTCCTATGAAGAATTTGATTGGACTAGAAGGAGAGAAGACTTTAACAAAGATAGGGATTGTAAGTCAAATAGTATCAATGGGGCACCAAGCTTGTGGAGCACTTGAGCTTTGGAACTATCCAATGTGGCTCAGAGATCTCATACCACAAAACTTGGACGGCTCAGAAAGGCCAGATCACGTGGACCTACCTGTTCTTGAAA TTTATAGGGACAGAGAGAGGAATGTAGCGAGATACAACGAATTCAGGAGGGCATTATTGTTGATACCAATCTCGAAATGGGAAGATTTAACAGATGACAAGGAAGCAATTGAAGTACTAGAAGATGTTTATGGTGATGATGTTGAAGAGCTTGATTTGTTGGTTGGCTTAATGGCAGAGAAGAAGATTAAAGGCTTTGCTATTAGTGAAACTGCTTTCATTATATTCCTCCTCATGGCAACTAGGAGGTTAGAAGCTGATAGGTTCTTCACAAGCAACTTCAATGAAGAGACATACACTAAGAAGGGTTTGGAATGGGTCAACTCTACAGAGAGCCTTAAGGATGTTATTGACCGTCACTATCCTGAAATCACTCTCAAGTGGCTCAACTCTTCTAGTGCCTTCTCTGTTTGGGACTCTCCCCCAAACACTTCCAATCCCATCCCTCTATACCTTCGTATTCCCCATTGA